The proteins below are encoded in one region of Paenibacillus sp. YYML68:
- a CDS encoding ABC transporter ATP-binding protein, with amino-acid sequence MITLEGIFKTYRNGPLEVQALKPTYLTVEKGDYVAIIGPSGSGKSTLMNILGCLDIPSGGTYKLDDQEVQSLSEKELARVRNQKIGFVFQNFNLLARQSVIRNVELPMVYGGVAPSRRTEIAKSLLEKVGLGSRLNHKPNELSGGQKQRVAIARALTMNPSILLADEPTGNLDHKSSHEIMNLFTQLNNEGSTVIVITHEMDIAEHAKRILRFGDGEIVEDRRKESESA; translated from the coding sequence ATGATTACGTTAGAAGGCATCTTCAAAACGTACCGCAACGGACCGCTGGAGGTACAGGCGCTTAAGCCTACTTACCTGACTGTGGAGAAGGGCGATTATGTGGCGATTATCGGACCGTCCGGTTCAGGTAAATCAACCTTAATGAATATTCTCGGATGCCTCGACATACCATCAGGAGGCACCTATAAGCTCGATGACCAGGAGGTACAGTCGTTGAGCGAGAAGGAGCTTGCTCGTGTGCGCAATCAGAAAATTGGATTCGTCTTCCAGAACTTCAATCTGCTTGCGCGCCAGTCGGTTATTCGGAACGTCGAGCTCCCAATGGTGTACGGCGGCGTTGCGCCGAGCCGCAGAACGGAGATTGCGAAGAGCTTGCTCGAGAAGGTTGGTCTTGGCAGCCGACTGAATCATAAGCCCAATGAGCTGTCGGGCGGACAGAAGCAGCGGGTTGCCATTGCCCGTGCGCTTACGATGAATCCATCGATATTGCTCGCTGACGAGCCGACCGGTAACCTGGATCATAAATCATCGCATGAAATCATGAATTTATTCACCCAGCTCAATAATGAAGGCTCCACTGTGATCGTCATCACGCACGAGATGGACATCGCTGAGCATGCGAAGCGTATTCTTCGATTCGGGGACGGTGAGATTGTCGAGGACCGTCGTAAGGAGAGTGAAAGTGCTTGA
- a CDS encoding efflux RND transporter periplasmic adaptor subunit — MLKKVLWGLLAVVLIVIILMLSGVIKGDINTGGAQVKAVAAEEGTITREVFASGKMESKEIKEHYLSAPGHVSQILVKKGDTVKKGQELLRLSTTDLEEKLKQEQRQVALYTAEQEKFIKDEERTRKAAFETMKTEVSESGAPQTSTVPERSTADLKLYALKIQHAKENIALLEAKLSNNKVFASIDGVITDVLVKEGQEVVQGTQAFVVTNVSALQVKANVVEMDAAIAKTGMEVKVSGDAFPDEYKGTITYISPVAKVSEVDSRETVVEMIVDLAQTAEVLRPGLKATVQITVDNGKHVLGPLSAIKRDGQQSYVFKLVDGKAVKTNVRLGEEDDEKVELLEGVQAGDQLIDAPASSLQDGAQVVVQ, encoded by the coding sequence GTGCTGAAAAAAGTGCTTTGGGGCTTGCTTGCTGTTGTACTCATCGTGATCATACTTATGCTGTCTGGGGTAATTAAAGGAGATATCAATACAGGCGGTGCACAGGTGAAGGCTGTCGCTGCCGAGGAGGGCACGATCACCAGAGAGGTGTTTGCCAGCGGAAAGATGGAGTCGAAGGAAATTAAGGAGCATTACTTGTCAGCTCCTGGACATGTCAGTCAGATCTTGGTCAAAAAAGGCGACACCGTGAAGAAAGGCCAAGAGCTGCTCAGACTGAGTACGACGGACCTTGAGGAGAAGCTGAAGCAGGAGCAAAGACAGGTTGCCCTGTATACAGCCGAGCAGGAGAAATTCATCAAGGACGAGGAGCGCACGCGCAAGGCGGCGTTCGAGACGATGAAGACCGAGGTTAGCGAGTCGGGGGCGCCGCAGACTTCAACCGTACCGGAGCGGAGCACAGCAGACCTGAAGCTGTACGCGCTCAAGATTCAGCATGCGAAGGAGAACATCGCACTTCTGGAGGCAAAGCTGTCGAACAATAAGGTGTTTGCCTCGATTGATGGTGTCATTACCGATGTTCTCGTGAAGGAAGGCCAGGAAGTAGTGCAAGGGACTCAAGCGTTCGTCGTTACCAATGTGAGTGCACTCCAGGTTAAGGCGAACGTCGTGGAGATGGATGCAGCCATTGCGAAGACGGGCATGGAGGTCAAGGTAAGCGGAGATGCCTTCCCTGACGAGTATAAGGGAACAATCACTTATATTTCACCGGTTGCCAAAGTATCTGAGGTTGATTCCCGGGAAACCGTCGTCGAGATGATCGTCGATCTTGCTCAAACTGCCGAGGTGCTGCGTCCGGGACTGAAGGCAACGGTGCAAATTACAGTCGATAACGGCAAGCATGTGCTCGGACCTCTGAGTGCGATCAAGCGCGACGGACAGCAGTCGTACGTGTTCAAGCTTGTGGACGGCAAGGCGGTTAAGACGAATGTAAGGCTTGGTGAGGAGGATGATGAGAAGGTAGAGCTGCTGGAAGGTGTGCAGGCAGGCGACCAGCTCATCGACGCACCAGCATCCTCGCTGCAGGATGGAGCGCAGGTGGTCGTACAATGA